Proteins encoded within one genomic window of Streptomyces sp. NBC_01314:
- the eboE gene encoding metabolite traffic protein EboE — MRFRHPDGSTVHLAYCTNVHPAETLDGVLAQLRDHCEPVRRRLGRDRLGIGLWLAKDAAAALVTDPSALRGLRTELDRRGLEVVTLNGFPYQGFGAEEVKYRVYRPDWADPERLDHTTSLARVLARLLPDDVPEGTISTLPLAWRTAYDDTRADKARAALRTLAERLDALAELTGRSIRVGLEPEPGCTVETTADAIGPLTDIGHDRIGICVDTCHLATSFEDPHTALDALTRAHVPLVKSQLSAALHAEHPHLPEVREALAAFDEPRFLHQTRTSTAAGLRGTDDLGEALKGDTLPDASPWRAHFHVPLHAAPTAPLTSTLPVLKAALTHLVGGPHPLTRHLEVETYTWQALPPELRPSTRAQLADGIAAELALARDLLTDLGLKELP; from the coding sequence ATGCGTTTCCGCCACCCCGACGGCTCCACCGTCCACCTCGCCTACTGCACCAACGTGCACCCGGCCGAGACACTCGACGGGGTCCTCGCCCAACTGCGGGACCACTGCGAGCCCGTACGCCGCCGCCTCGGCCGCGACCGCCTCGGCATCGGCCTGTGGCTGGCCAAGGACGCCGCCGCGGCCCTGGTGACCGACCCGTCCGCCCTGCGCGGCCTGCGCACCGAACTCGACCGGCGCGGCCTCGAGGTCGTCACCCTGAACGGCTTCCCTTACCAGGGCTTCGGCGCCGAAGAGGTCAAGTACCGCGTCTACCGACCGGACTGGGCCGACCCCGAACGCCTCGACCACACCACCTCCCTCGCCCGCGTCCTCGCCCGGCTGCTCCCCGACGATGTCCCCGAGGGCACCATCTCCACCCTGCCCCTGGCCTGGCGCACCGCCTACGACGACACCCGCGCCGACAAGGCACGCGCGGCCCTGCGCACCCTCGCCGAACGCCTCGACGCCCTGGCCGAGCTGACCGGCCGCTCCATTCGCGTGGGCCTGGAACCCGAACCCGGCTGCACCGTCGAGACCACCGCCGACGCCATCGGCCCCCTGACCGACATCGGCCACGACCGCATCGGCATCTGTGTCGACACCTGCCACCTCGCCACCTCCTTCGAAGACCCGCACACCGCCCTGGACGCGCTCACCCGAGCCCACGTCCCCCTCGTCAAATCCCAGCTCTCGGCCGCCCTGCACGCCGAACACCCGCACCTCCCCGAGGTCCGCGAAGCCCTGGCCGCCTTCGACGAGCCCCGCTTCCTGCACCAGACCCGCACCTCCACCGCCGCCGGCCTGCGCGGCACCGACGACCTCGGCGAGGCACTCAAGGGCGACACCCTGCCCGACGCCTCGCCCTGGCGCGCCCACTTCCACGTCCCGCTCCACGCGGCCCCCACCGCACCCCTCACCTCCACGCTCCCGGTACTCAAGGCCGCCCTCACCCACCTGGTCGGCGGCCCTCACCCCCTCACCCGCCATCTGGAGGTCGAGACCTACACCTGGCAGGCCCTCCCGCCCGAGCTGCGCCCCAGCACACGCGCTCAGCTCGCCGACGGCATCGCCGCCGAACTCGCCCTCGCCCGCGACCTGTTGACGGACCTCGGCCTCAAGGAGCTGCCATGA
- a CDS encoding TatD family hydrolase — translation MRIFDPHIHMTSRTTDDYEAMHEAGVRAVVEPAFWLGQPRTSPASFVDYFDSLLGWEPFRAAQYGISHHCALALNPKEANDPRCTPVLDHLPRYLLKDRVVAVGEIGYDSMTPAEDHALEHQLHLAADHGLPALVHTPHRDKLTGLRRTLDAVRASALPVERVLLDHLNETTVKAARDSGAWLGFSVYPDTKMDEERMVAVLKEFGPEKVLVNSAADWGRSDPLKTRRVGDALLAAGFDEDDVDLVLWRNPLAFYGLSGRLVLDVTATDATHEGNSILRGGE, via the coding sequence ATGCGCATCTTCGACCCCCACATCCACATGACGTCACGCACCACCGACGACTACGAGGCGATGCACGAGGCGGGCGTCCGCGCGGTCGTCGAGCCTGCCTTCTGGCTGGGCCAGCCCCGTACTTCCCCCGCCTCCTTCGTCGACTACTTCGACTCCCTGCTGGGCTGGGAGCCCTTCCGCGCCGCCCAGTACGGCATCTCCCACCACTGCGCCCTCGCCCTCAACCCCAAGGAGGCGAACGACCCGCGGTGCACGCCCGTCCTGGACCACCTGCCCCGCTACCTGCTCAAGGACCGGGTCGTGGCCGTCGGAGAGATCGGCTACGACTCCATGACGCCGGCCGAGGACCACGCGCTCGAACACCAGCTGCACCTGGCCGCCGACCACGGCCTGCCCGCCCTCGTGCACACCCCGCACCGCGACAAGCTCACGGGCCTGCGCCGCACCCTCGACGCCGTACGGGCTTCCGCCCTGCCCGTCGAGCGGGTGCTGCTCGACCACCTCAACGAGACCACCGTCAAGGCGGCCAGGGACAGCGGCGCCTGGCTCGGCTTCTCCGTCTACCCGGACACCAAGATGGACGAGGAGCGCATGGTCGCCGTCCTCAAGGAGTTCGGCCCGGAGAAGGTGCTGGTCAACTCCGCCGCCGACTGGGGCAGAAGCGACCCTCTCAAGACCCGCAGGGTCGGCGACGCCCTGCTCGCCGCCGGGTTCGACGAGGACGACGTCGACCTGGTGCTGTGGCGCAACCCCCTCGCCTTCTACGGCCTCAGCGGTCGCCTCGTCCTCGACGTCACCGCGACGGACGCCACGCACGAGGGCAACAGCATCCTGCGCGGCGGTGAGTGA
- a CDS encoding EboA domain-containing protein, with protein MIHNRTPADPTARPVHPALAALADLRGHLNTHLTGAARAWLGRALDEATGHPGTHGPISVWELRLAEAGRRCGAEHADAVRVLILNAARADPDALTRVYRQGTADERRAVLYALPHLVPGADALHLVEDALRTNDTRLVAAALGPYAARHLAPHQWRHAVLKCLFTGVRVDKITDLARRAHDDSELARMLRDFAEERTAAGRPVPEDLYRVLALTASPPADEIGIDGKES; from the coding sequence GTGATCCACAACCGCACCCCGGCCGACCCGACGGCCCGCCCCGTCCACCCGGCCCTCGCTGCCCTCGCCGACCTGCGCGGTCACCTGAACACCCACCTCACGGGCGCCGCCCGCGCCTGGCTGGGGCGGGCGCTGGACGAGGCCACCGGCCATCCGGGCACCCACGGGCCCATCTCCGTCTGGGAGCTGCGCCTCGCCGAGGCGGGCCGACGCTGCGGTGCCGAGCACGCCGACGCCGTCCGCGTCCTGATCCTGAACGCGGCCCGCGCCGATCCCGACGCGCTCACCCGGGTGTACCGCCAGGGCACCGCCGACGAACGCCGGGCGGTCCTGTACGCGCTGCCCCACCTCGTGCCCGGCGCCGACGCGCTGCACCTCGTCGAAGACGCCCTGCGCACCAACGACACCCGCCTGGTCGCCGCTGCCCTCGGCCCGTACGCCGCCCGCCATCTGGCCCCGCACCAGTGGCGGCACGCCGTGCTCAAGTGCCTGTTCACCGGAGTGCGCGTCGACAAGATCACCGACCTGGCCCGCCGCGCCCACGACGACTCCGAACTCGCCCGCATGCTCCGCGACTTCGCCGAGGAACGCACCGCCGCGGGCCGTCCCGTACCCGAGGACCTGTACCGCGTCCTGGCCCTGACCGCGTCCCCACCGGCCGACGAGATCGGCATCGACGGCAAGGAGTCCTGA
- a CDS encoding sugar phosphate isomerase/epimerase family protein, with translation MNSQPHPPTLSFGYGTNGLTDLRLDDALALLADLGYDGVGLTLDHMHLDPLAPDLAARTRRLARRLDDLGLTVTVETGARYVLDPRRKHGPTLLDPDPDDRARRADLLIRAVRVAADLGAHAVHCFSGVTPPGTDEDTAWKRLPDALAPALDAATAAGIPLAIEPEPGHFLATLADFHRLREALDSPAALGLTLDIGHCQCLEPLPPADCVRAAGPWLRHVQIEDMRRGVHEHLPLGDGEIDFPPVLEALAAVDYRALTVVELPRHSHAGPHFAERSLSFLHRSLPHRTTGRTAPPGSTS, from the coding sequence ATGAATTCACAGCCGCACCCTCCGACGCTCTCCTTCGGCTACGGCACCAACGGCCTCACCGATCTCCGCCTCGACGACGCCCTCGCCCTCCTCGCCGACCTCGGTTACGACGGCGTCGGTCTGACGCTCGACCACATGCACCTCGACCCGCTCGCCCCGGACCTCGCCGCCCGCACCCGGCGCCTCGCCCGACGGCTGGACGACCTCGGCCTGACCGTCACCGTGGAGACCGGCGCCCGCTATGTCCTCGACCCACGCCGCAAACACGGCCCCACGCTGCTGGACCCCGACCCGGACGACCGTGCCCGCCGGGCCGACCTGCTGATCCGGGCGGTGCGGGTCGCCGCCGACCTCGGTGCCCACGCCGTGCACTGCTTCAGCGGAGTCACCCCGCCCGGCACGGACGAGGACACCGCCTGGAAGCGCCTCCCCGACGCCCTGGCCCCCGCCCTCGACGCCGCCACCGCCGCCGGCATCCCCCTCGCGATCGAACCCGAACCCGGTCACTTCCTCGCCACCCTCGCCGACTTCCACCGCCTCCGCGAGGCGCTCGACAGCCCCGCCGCCCTCGGCCTCACCCTCGACATCGGCCACTGCCAGTGTCTTGAGCCCCTCCCTCCCGCCGACTGCGTCCGCGCCGCCGGCCCCTGGCTCCGCCACGTCCAGATCGAGGACATGCGCCGCGGCGTCCACGAGCACCTTCCCCTCGGCGACGGTGAGATCGATTTCCCACCCGTCCTCGAAGCCCTGGCCGCCGTCGACTACCGCGCCCTGACCGTCGTCGAACTGCCCCGCCACTCCCACGCCGGCCCCCACTTCGCCGAACGGTCCCTCTCCTTCCTGCATCGATCCCTCCCGCACCGCACGACCGGCCGCACGGCCCCTCCCGGGAGCACCTCGTGA
- a CDS encoding ThuA domain-containing protein, whose protein sequence is MPTNGRLWAALGGAALLIGCVSGPAVSDEAGRSGGHGDERRVLVFSKTAGFRHDSIPEGITAVRELGAAHGFAVDATEDADAFTARNLGRYDAVVFLSTTGDVLNPAQQGAFERYIKRGGAYVGVHAAADTEYDWAFYGGLAGAYFQGHPAIQPATVDVEDHAHPATAGLGATWNRTDEWYNYRSNPRDRAHVLASLDESSYSGGTMNGDHPIAWCQDYRGGRAFYTGGGHTKESFAEPAFRQHLWGGIRWAIGAAQADCRPENGYRSLFDGTSLDGWRQAGPGSFTLADDGTITSAGGMGMLWYAGRSFGSYSLKLDWRSAGDDNSGVFVGFPPSDDPWSAVNNGYEVQIDATDVPERTTGSVYGFRSADLRKRDRALNPPGEWNTYEIRVEGERLRVRLNGVKINDYTNTDPVRSLRDGHFGIQNHGTDDQVSFRDIRIKELPVRAAAASAAAALTPGD, encoded by the coding sequence ATGCCGACGAACGGACGCTTGTGGGCCGCGCTGGGCGGCGCCGCCCTGCTGATCGGATGCGTGTCGGGACCGGCCGTGTCCGATGAGGCGGGCCGCTCCGGGGGCCACGGGGACGAACGCCGGGTGCTGGTGTTCTCCAAGACCGCCGGTTTCCGGCACGACTCGATTCCCGAGGGCATCACGGCCGTACGGGAACTGGGCGCGGCCCACGGCTTCGCGGTCGACGCCACGGAGGACGCCGACGCCTTCACCGCCCGCAACCTCGGGCGCTACGACGCCGTGGTGTTCCTCTCGACGACGGGTGACGTCCTGAACCCGGCCCAACAGGGCGCGTTCGAGCGGTACATCAAACGCGGGGGCGCCTATGTGGGTGTCCACGCGGCCGCCGACACCGAGTACGACTGGGCCTTCTACGGCGGACTCGCGGGCGCGTACTTCCAGGGACACCCCGCGATCCAGCCCGCGACGGTCGACGTCGAGGACCACGCCCACCCGGCCACCGCCGGGCTGGGCGCGACCTGGAACCGCACGGACGAGTGGTACAACTACCGCTCCAACCCCCGTGACCGGGCCCATGTCCTCGCCTCGCTCGACGAGTCGTCGTACAGCGGCGGCACCATGAACGGCGACCATCCGATCGCCTGGTGCCAGGACTACCGGGGCGGCCGCGCCTTCTACACCGGCGGTGGCCACACCAAGGAGTCCTTCGCCGAACCCGCCTTCCGGCAGCACCTGTGGGGCGGCATCCGGTGGGCGATCGGCGCGGCCCAGGCCGACTGCCGGCCGGAGAACGGCTACCGATCGCTGTTCGACGGCACCTCTCTCGACGGCTGGCGGCAGGCGGGGCCCGGTTCGTTCACGCTCGCCGACGACGGGACGATCACGTCCGCCGGCGGCATGGGGATGCTCTGGTACGCGGGTCGGAGCTTCGGGTCGTACTCCCTGAAACTCGACTGGCGGTCGGCCGGCGACGACAACTCCGGGGTGTTCGTGGGCTTCCCGCCGTCGGACGACCCCTGGTCGGCCGTGAACAACGGCTACGAGGTCCAGATCGACGCCACGGACGTACCCGAGAGGACCACCGGGTCCGTCTACGGCTTCCGGTCCGCCGACCTCAGGAAGCGCGACCGCGCCCTGAACCCGCCGGGGGAGTGGAACACGTACGAGATCCGCGTGGAGGGCGAGCGCCTCCGCGTCCGGCTCAACGGCGTGAAGATCAACGATTACACCAACACCGATCCGGTACGGAGCCTGCGCGACGGGCACTTCGGCATCCAGAACCACGGGACCGACGACCAGGTGTCCTTCCGTGACATCCGGATCAAAGAACTGCCCGTACGGGCCGCCGCCGCATCGGCCGCGGCGGCCCTGACTCCGGGCGACTGA